The Bacteroidota bacterium sequence TATACTTTCCCTTTAAACTCAAGTGTTGTTAAATTATTGGTTAATAGTTTTTTAATTTCAGAATTATTCTGATTTTTATCAAGTACAACAGCGACATTTCTAACTATTTCCCGATTTGACGAAAAAGCTATGCCCAATCCCCAGGCCATCAGTATGGGAAAAGCGAATGACCAGAACAATGAAGCCGGTTCCCTGAAAGATTCTTTAAACTGTATACCAATTAACTGTAATAATTCACGCATAATTTGTACCTTATACTATTTCAAACTTAATAGGAAGTTATTTTTCAAGCTTAGAAATATGCTATATTTCAATTGATCATTAACTTTAATTTTCATCAATAATCTTTCTTCC is a genomic window containing:
- a CDS encoding ABC transporter permease encodes the protein MRELLQLIGIQFKESFREPASLFWSFAFPILMAWGLGIAFSSNREIVRNVAVVLDKNQNNSEIKKLLTNNLTTLEFKGKV